GCGACCATCGCGACCGACCAGGAATATCCGCCGGGCCTGGCGATCCACGAAGTCGGCACGGCGCGCATGGGGCGCGATCCGAAGACCTCGATCCTCAACGGCCACAACCAGGCCCACGACGTGCCGAACCTGTTCGTCACCGACGGCGCCTCGATGGCGTCCAGCGCCTGGCAAAACCCTTCGCTGACCTTCATGGCGCTGACCGCGCGCGCCTGCGCGTATGCGGTCGACCAGATGAAGGCCGGCACCATCTAATAAAACATCGAATACCGGAGACACGATGAACAACAATCTGAAACGCCTGGCCCTGCTGGCCGCCGCTTTGGGCGCCGGCGCCGCCTCGCTGCAGGCGCACGCCGCGCCGACCGATCCGCGCGTCGGTTTGCAACTGTGGTCGGTCAAGGACGAGATCAAGCAGGACTTCGAGGGCACGATGACGAAGATCGGCCAGCTCGGCTTCCAGGGCGTGGAGTTCGCCGGCGAGTTCGGTCCGTACAAGGACAACCCGGCCGGCCTGAAGGCCTTCATGGACAAGCACCACCTGCAGTGCGCCGGCGCCCACATGCACTTCGACCAGCTCGAGGGCGCGAGTTTTGAAACCACCACCGCGTTCTACAAGACGCTGGGGTGCTCGAACCTGGTGATCTCGATGGACAAGCGCGGCGCCAGTACCGAGCAGAGCGCGCAGATGAGCAAGGAGCTCACCGAGCTATCGACCAGGCTGGCCGCCAAGGGCATGCGCATCGGCTACCACAACCATGCGCAGGAGATGGCGGGTCCGGTCGGCAAGACGCCGTGGGACGTGATCGCGCACGGCACGCCCTCGGTGGCGATCATGCAGCAGGACGTCGGCTGGACCACCTATGCCGGCAAGGACCCGGTGGCCTACACCAGGACCTACCCGGGCCGTACCCGCACCACCCACTTCAAGGCCAAGCTGGTGCAGGGCTCGACGGACGGCGCCCCGATCATCGGCCAGGACAAGACCGACTGGGTGGCCCTGACGCGCGCGGTGCGCCAGGTCGGCGGCACCGACTGGATCATCATCGAGCAGGAAGAGTACCCGAACGGGATGGGCCAGCTCGAGACGGTGGCGGCGTCCATGAAAGGCTTGCAGGCGGTGCTGGCCAATCCGGCGGCGCGCTGACACGACGATTGATATGAGCCTGTCCGTCCGCTTCAACCACATCGTCAAGGACTTCGGCCCGGTGCGCGTGCTGCACGGGGTCGACTTCGCGCTGGAGCCGGGGCGCGTGGTCGGCCTGCTCGGCGAGAACGGCGCCGGCAAGTCCACGCTGATGAAGATCCTGGCCGGCTACGAGCGTCCCAGCGGCGGCCAATTGATCGTCGACGGCGCCGAGCGCCACTTCGCCGACGCACGCGACGCGGAAAGCATGGGCATCGCGCTGATCCACCAGGAGTTCAACCTGGCCGAGCACCTGAGCATCGCCCAGAACATCTTCCTCGGCCACGAAAAGACCCGCGGGGGCCTGCTGGACAAGCGCGCCATGCTGCGCGAGGCGGCAGCTTACCTCGAACAGGTCGGACTGGACGTCGATCCAGGCACGCGCGTGGCCGACCTGATCGTCGCCGAAAAAGCAGCTGGTCGAAATCGCCAAGGCGCTGTCGCGCCAGGCGCGCCTGCTGATCATGGACGAGCCGACCGCCAGCCTGTCGCCGGGCGAAACCAGAAAACTGTTCGCGCTGATGGCGCGCCTGAAGCGCGAAGGCGTCACCATCGTCTACATCTCGCACAAGCTCGACGAGATGGAAGCGCACACCGATGAAGTCGTCGTCATGCGCGACGGTAAATTCGTCACGCGCGCGCATACGGCGGACGTCAACCGCCAGCAGATGGCCAACCTGATGGTCGGCCGCGACGTGTCCGACATGTTCCAGCCCAAGCGCTTCGTCGCGCCCGACGCGCCGGTGCGATTAAGGGTATCGAACCTCGAGGTGCCGGGCTGGATCGAGGCCCTGTCGTTCGAGGTGCGCGCCGGCGAGATCCTCGGCTTCGCCGGCCTGGTCGGCGCCGGCCGCACCGAAGCCTTCGAGGCCATCCTCGGCTTGCGTCCGCGCAGCGGCGGCGCGGTCGAGATCGACGGCCAACCCGTCATCATCCGCAATCCGCGCGACGCCATGCGCCTGGGCCTGACCTACCTGAGCGAAGACCGCAAGGGCAAGGGCCTGCACGTCGACCTCGGCCTGCGCCAAAACCTGACGATGATGACGCTCGAGCGCGACGCCCGCCCCTGGCTCGACATCAAGGGCGGCCGCGCCGCGCTCGACAAGGCCATCGCCGACTTCGGCATCCGCCTGCGCGATCCGGACTGCGCTGCGCGCTCGCTCTCGGGCGGCAACCAGCAGAAGCTGGCGCTGGCCAAGTACCTGCATTCCGACCCGCGCGTGGTGGTGCTGGACGAGCCGACGCGCGGCGTCGACGTCGGCGCCAAGCGCGACATCTATTCTCTAGTCCACCGCCTGGCCAGTGAAGGCCGTGCGGTGGTCGTCATCTCGTCCGAACTGATCGAACTGATCGGCCTGGCCCACCGGGTGGCGGTGCTGCACGGCGGCCGCCTGCAGGCCGTGCTCGGCCCCGACCAACTCAACGAAGAAAACCTGATCGCCCATGCAACCGACACCCACCAGTAAGCCCAACAAGAGCGCCGCTTCCCTGGCGGGGCTCGAACGCCTGAAGGGCATCGGGCCGGTCATCGCGCTGGTCCTGCTGTGCATCGCCGGCGCCCTGCTCAACCCGGATTTCGCCACGCTCGACAACATGATGAACGTGCTGACCCGCACCGCCTTCATCGGCATCATCGCGGTCGGCATGACCTTCGTGATCGTCTCGGGCGGCATCGACTTGTCGGTCGGCTCGATGGCGGCGCTGATCGCCGGCGTGATGATCGTGGCGATGAACGCGCTGGTCGCGGGTGCGCATCCGATGGCGGCGCCGGCGGTGATTCTGGTCGGCGTCGCGCTGGCGCTGGCGCTGGGCGCGCTGTTCGGCACCGCGCACGGCCTGTTGATCTCGCGCGGGCGCATCGAAGCCTTCATCGTCACGCTCGGCACGCTCGGCATCTTCCGCGCGGTGCTGACCTGGCTGGCCGACGGCGGTGCGCTGAGCCTCGATTTCAACCTGTCCGAATCGTATGGCCCGGTGTACTACCAGAGCGTGCTTGGGGTGCCGATCCCGGTGTGGGTGTTCGCGCTGGTCGCGATTGGCGGCGCCGTGATCCTGAACCGCACCGCTTACGGCCAGCACGTGCAGGCGATCGGCTCGAACGAGCAGGTGGCGCGCTATGCCGCGATCCGCGTCGACCGCGTAAAAGTGCTGACCTACCTGCTGCTGGGCGTGTGCGTGGCGATCGCCACCATCCTGTACGTGCCGCGCCTGGGCTCGGCCACGCCGACCACCGGCATCCTGTGGGAACTGGAAGCGATCGCCGCGGTCGTCGTCGGCGGCACCTCGCTGCGCGGCGGCGCGGGCCGCGTGATGGGCACCGTGATCGGCGCGATCCTGCTGTCCGTGATCGGCAACATCCTCAACCTCACCAGCATCATCAGCGTGCACCTGAATCCGGCGGTGCAGGGCGTGGTGATCATCGCCGTGGCCTACCTGCAGCGCGGCCGCCGCTGATTTTTTATTCTTTGACCAGGAAATCCGTATGCGTTCATCTTCCTCTTTCACGCGGCGCTCGGCTTTGATCGCCGCATGCGCCCTCGCCCTTGGCGCCGGCCCGGCGTTCGCCGCCGCCCCTGCTCCACTCACGCTCGGCGTCGCGATTCCGACCGCGACCCACGGCTTCACCGCCGGCATCGTCTATTGGGCCAACCAGGCCAAGCGCGAGCTGGAAGCGGCCAACCCCGGCATGAAAGTCATCATCAAGGCTGCCGGCAGCACGCCCGAGCAGGCCAACCAGGTGCAGGACCTGCTGGTGGTGAACAAGATGAACGCGCTGGTGCTGCTGCCGCTCGAATCGGCATCGCTGACCCAGCCGGCGGCACAGGTGAAGAACAAGGGCGTGTACGTGACCGTGGTCGACCGCGGTCTCACCAATCCGGCGGCGCAGAACGCGTATGTCGCGGGCGACAACGGGGCGTTTGGCCGCCTGGCTGCGGGCTACCTGGCCAAGCAGTTGAACGGCAAGGGCAACGTCGTGGTCCTGCGCGGCATGCCGAGCACGATCGACAACGAGCGCGTGAACGCCTTCAACGACGAGATCAGGAAGACCCCGGGGATCAAGGTGCTCGACGCGAAGTACGGCAACTGGAACCGCGACGACGCTTTCAAGGTCATGCAGGATTACCTGACCCGCTTCAGGCAGATCGACGCGGTCTGGGCTGCCGACGACGACATGGCGATCGGCGTGCTCAAGGCGATCGAACAGGCCAAGCGCACCGACATCAAGGAAGTGTTCGGCGGCGGCGGCGCCAAGCTGGCGGTCAAGCGTATTCTTGATGCCGACAAGCTGGTGCAGGCCGACGTGTCGTACTCGCCCAAGTTCATCTACGACGCCATCAAGATGACGGCCAACGCGCGCCTGAAGGGCCAGGCCCTGCCCCCGAAGACGATCGTGCCGTCGGTGCTGATCACGCGCGACAACGCCAAGCAGTTCTACTTCCCTGATTCACCCTATTGATTACGCCTACTGATCATCGAATTAAAGGAAACGCATGAAGACCATCAAGGGACCGGCGATCTTCCTCGCCCAGTTCATGGGCAAGGACGCACCGTTCGACACGCTGGCCAACCTGGCCGGCTGGGCCAGGAGCCTCGGTTACGAGGGCATCCAGCTGCCCACCGACAAGCGCCTGATCGACCTCGATATCGCGGCCGACAGCCAGACCTACTGCGACGAGATCAACGGTGTGCTGGCCGAGAACGGCGTCGCGCTGACCGAGCTGTCGACCCACCTGCAGGGCCAGCTGGTGGCCGTGCATCCGGCCTACGACCAGCTGTTCGACGGCTTCGCGGCGCCCGAAGTGCGCGGCAATCCGCAGGCGCGCCAGGAGTGGGCGGTCGGCCAGGTCAAGGCGGCCGCCAAGGCCTCGCGCCGCTTGGGCGTCACCACGCACGCGAGCTTTTCGGGCGCGCTGGCCTGGCCCTACCTGTACCCGTGGCCGCAGCGCCCGGCCGGCCTGGTCGAGGAGGCGTTCGGCGAGCTGGCACGACGCTGGAAGCCGATCCTGGACACGTTCGACGATGCCGGCGTCGACGTCTGCTACGAGCTGCACCCGGGCGAAGACCTGCACGACGGCGTGACCTTCGAGCGCTTCCTGGAGGCGGTCGGCAACCACCCGCGCGCCAACATCCTTTACGACCCGAGCCACTTCGTGCTGCAGCAGCTCGACTACCTGGAATTCATCGACATCTACCATGAGCGCATCAAGGCCTTCCACGTGAAGGATGCCGAGTTCCGCCCGAACGGCCGCCAGGGTGTGTACGGGGGCTACAGCGGCTGGCTCGAGCGCGCGGGGCGCTTCCGCTCGCTGGGCGACGGCCAGATCGACTTCACCTCGATCTTCTCGAAGATGGCGCAGTACGACTACGCCGGCTGGGCCGTGCTCGAATGGGAGTGCTGCCTCAAGCATCCGGAAGACGGCGCGCGCGAAGGCGCCGACTTCATCCGCCGCCACATCATCCGCGTGTCCGAGCGCGCCTTCGACGACTTCGCCGGCAGCGGCGCCGACCGTGAACAGCTGCGCAAGCTGATGGGGATCCCGGCATGAGTGCGATCGGGGCCAACAGCGGCGGCACTGGCGCGGGCCGCAAGCTGCGCCTGGGGATGGTGGGCGGCGGCGACGGCGCCTTCATCGGCGCGGTGCACCGCATCGCCGCACGCCTCGACGATTGTTACGAGGTGGTGGCCGGTGCGCTATCGAGCGACGCGGAGCGCGCGCAGCGCAGCGGTGCGGCGATCGGACTCTCTTCCGATCGCGTCTACAGCGACTATCGCACGATGGCGCGGCTGGAAGCGGCGCGCGAAGACGGCATCGACGTGGTGGCGATCGTCACGCCGAACCACCTGCATGCGCCGGTGGCGACCGCCTTCCTGGAGGCCGGCATCCACGTCATCTGCGACAAGCCTTTGGGGATCTCGCTGGCCGAGGGGCAGGCGCTGGCCGACCTCGCGCACGCGCGCCAGCGCGTGTTCGCGCTCACGCACACGTACACCGGCTACCCGATGGTGCGCCATGCGCGCGAGCTGGTCGAATCCGGCGCGATCGGCGACGTGCGCCTGGTGCACGTCGAGTATGCGCAGGACTGGATGGCGGAAGCGGACAATCAAGCGGCCGAGTTCCAGTCGACCAACTGGCACAACGATCCGAAGCGCGCCGGGCCGACCGGCTGCACGGGCGACATCGGCACGCATGCCTTTCAGATCGCCGGCTTCGTCAGTGGCATCCAGCCGAACCAGATCATGGCCGAGCTGCACTCGTTCACGCCGAACCGCATCTTGGACGACCATGTGCAGGTGATGCTGCGCTATCCGAACGGCGCGCGCGGTATGTTGTGGGCCAGCCAGATGGCGACCGGCTGCGAGAACGGGCTCAAGCTGCGCGTGTTCGGCACCAAGGCCAGCCTGGCGTTCGACCAGGAGAATCCAAACGAGTTGTGGCTGACGCCACAGGGTGGCAGCGCGCAACGGCTGACGCGCGGACGGGTGCGCGGCGCCGCAGCGGAAGCGGCGACACGTGTGCCGAGCGGGCATCCGGAAGGCTACCTGGAAGCGTTCGCGCAGCTGTACCGCGACGCGGCCGCGCAAATCCATGCCGTGAATGCCGGGTTGCCGGTGCCGGCGGCGAGTGCGTGGCTGCCGACGGTGGTCGATGGTGTCGCCGGCATGAAGTTCATCGATGCGGTGCTGGCCAGCGATGAAGCCGGGTCGCGCTGGGTCGATCTGGCGGTGTAAGCGCGTCAGCGTGCTACGGGCGCTTGCGCCTCGTTGCGGATGAAGTCGACGAACGCGCGCAAGGGCGCCGGGACCAGCCGG
This genomic stretch from Massilia sp. 9096 harbors:
- a CDS encoding ABC transporter permease, with the translated sequence MQPTPTSKPNKSAASLAGLERLKGIGPVIALVLLCIAGALLNPDFATLDNMMNVLTRTAFIGIIAVGMTFVIVSGGIDLSVGSMAALIAGVMIVAMNALVAGAHPMAAPAVILVGVALALALGALFGTAHGLLISRGRIEAFIVTLGTLGIFRAVLTWLADGGALSLDFNLSESYGPVYYQSVLGVPIPVWVFALVAIGGAVILNRTAYGQHVQAIGSNEQVARYAAIRVDRVKVLTYLLLGVCVAIATILYVPRLGSATPTTGILWELEAIAAVVVGGTSLRGGAGRVMGTVIGAILLSVIGNILNLTSIISVHLNPAVQGVVIIAVAYLQRGRR
- a CDS encoding sugar phosphate isomerase/epimerase produces the protein MKTIKGPAIFLAQFMGKDAPFDTLANLAGWARSLGYEGIQLPTDKRLIDLDIAADSQTYCDEINGVLAENGVALTELSTHLQGQLVAVHPAYDQLFDGFAAPEVRGNPQARQEWAVGQVKAAAKASRRLGVTTHASFSGALAWPYLYPWPQRPAGLVEEAFGELARRWKPILDTFDDAGVDVCYELHPGEDLHDGVTFERFLEAVGNHPRANILYDPSHFVLQQLDYLEFIDIYHERIKAFHVKDAEFRPNGRQGVYGGYSGWLERAGRFRSLGDGQIDFTSIFSKMAQYDYAGWAVLEWECCLKHPEDGAREGADFIRRHIIRVSERAFDDFAGSGADREQLRKLMGIPA
- a CDS encoding substrate-binding domain-containing protein, which codes for MRSSSSFTRRSALIAACALALGAGPAFAAAPAPLTLGVAIPTATHGFTAGIVYWANQAKRELEAANPGMKVIIKAAGSTPEQANQVQDLLVVNKMNALVLLPLESASLTQPAAQVKNKGVYVTVVDRGLTNPAAQNAYVAGDNGAFGRLAAGYLAKQLNGKGNVVVLRGMPSTIDNERVNAFNDEIRKTPGIKVLDAKYGNWNRDDAFKVMQDYLTRFRQIDAVWAADDDMAIGVLKAIEQAKRTDIKEVFGGGGAKLAVKRILDADKLVQADVSYSPKFIYDAIKMTANARLKGQALPPKTIVPSVLITRDNAKQFYFPDSPY
- a CDS encoding sugar phosphate isomerase/epimerase, which encodes MNNNLKRLALLAAALGAGAASLQAHAAPTDPRVGLQLWSVKDEIKQDFEGTMTKIGQLGFQGVEFAGEFGPYKDNPAGLKAFMDKHHLQCAGAHMHFDQLEGASFETTTAFYKTLGCSNLVISMDKRGASTEQSAQMSKELTELSTRLAAKGMRIGYHNHAQEMAGPVGKTPWDVIAHGTPSVAIMQQDVGWTTYAGKDPVAYTRTYPGRTRTTHFKAKLVQGSTDGAPIIGQDKTDWVALTRAVRQVGGTDWIIIEQEEYPNGMGQLETVAASMKGLQAVLANPAAR
- a CDS encoding Gfo/Idh/MocA family protein, whose translation is MSAIGANSGGTGAGRKLRLGMVGGGDGAFIGAVHRIAARLDDCYEVVAGALSSDAERAQRSGAAIGLSSDRVYSDYRTMARLEAAREDGIDVVAIVTPNHLHAPVATAFLEAGIHVICDKPLGISLAEGQALADLAHARQRVFALTHTYTGYPMVRHARELVESGAIGDVRLVHVEYAQDWMAEADNQAAEFQSTNWHNDPKRAGPTGCTGDIGTHAFQIAGFVSGIQPNQIMAELHSFTPNRILDDHVQVMLRYPNGARGMLWASQMATGCENGLKLRVFGTKASLAFDQENPNELWLTPQGGSAQRLTRGRVRGAAAEAATRVPSGHPEGYLEAFAQLYRDAAAQIHAVNAGLPVPAASAWLPTVVDGVAGMKFIDAVLASDEAGSRWVDLAV